A section of the Microbacterium sp. MM2322 genome encodes:
- a CDS encoding LytR C-terminal domain-containing protein: MPSPTSPPEQEQPTPTELSASRGRPAAKDRFDDLPGRPARIGAHRAETPRLRVGVIVLWSAVATVAIVIAGVFGTLLATGRLDFAQAAKPSNSSQVVAPRVDTSYEVLVLNATAETGLGAKVREAVIGAGWAEADVEVSNASSNDFPTTTVYYGSSADEAAARGLADAIGGAEVSLDDTYQVVAPPETAAAGGTSRPQLVVVVGLDFGSE, encoded by the coding sequence GTGCCGTCTCCGACCTCCCCGCCCGAGCAAGAGCAGCCCACCCCGACGGAACTCTCCGCTTCGAGGGGGCGGCCCGCCGCCAAGGACCGCTTCGACGACCTGCCCGGGCGCCCCGCCCGTATCGGAGCGCACCGCGCGGAGACTCCGCGACTTCGCGTCGGAGTCATCGTCCTCTGGTCTGCGGTCGCAACTGTCGCCATCGTGATCGCGGGAGTCTTCGGCACGTTGCTGGCGACGGGGCGACTCGATTTCGCGCAGGCCGCCAAGCCCAGCAACAGCTCCCAGGTGGTCGCCCCCCGAGTCGACACCTCGTACGAGGTCCTCGTGCTCAACGCCACGGCGGAAACCGGGCTCGGAGCGAAAGTGCGCGAAGCCGTGATCGGAGCCGGCTGGGCCGAGGCCGACGTCGAAGTCAGCAATGCGAGCTCGAACGACTTCCCGACGACCACGGTGTACTACGGATCGTCTGCCGACGAAGCCGCTGCGCGCGGTCTTGCCGACGCGATCGGCGGTGCCGAGGTCTCCCTCGACGACACCTACCAAGTGGTCGCTCCGCCCGAGACGGCCGCGGCAGGCGGTACGAGTCGGCCGCAGCTCGTCGTCGTCGTGGGGCTCGACTTCGGCTCGGAATGA
- a CDS encoding DUF3263 domain-containing protein yields the protein MPLSDRDRAVLDFEANWHGHSGAKEEALRAELSLTPARYYQLLGRILDSADAVAHDPVLVHRLRRLQATQESERRSRTRILPASAR from the coding sequence GTGCCCCTCTCCGACCGCGATCGAGCCGTCCTCGACTTCGAGGCGAACTGGCACGGGCACTCCGGGGCGAAGGAGGAAGCGCTCCGAGCCGAGCTGTCGCTGACGCCGGCGCGGTACTACCAGCTGCTCGGCCGCATCCTCGACTCCGCGGATGCCGTCGCCCACGATCCTGTGCTCGTCCACCGCCTCAGGCGGCTGCAGGCGACGCAGGAGAGCGAGCGTCGCAGTCGGACCAGGATCCTCCCGGCGTCGGCCCGGTAG
- the msrB gene encoding peptide-methionine (R)-S-oxide reductase MsrB produces the protein MSYRVDKTDEQWREELTDEQYAVLRQAGTERAWTGELLDEDRAGLYACAACGSELFQSGTKFDSHCGWPSFYESVRPEAVELIEDNSHGMVRTEVRCANCGSHLGHVFPDGFGTPTGDRYCMNSLSLSFTPKNDES, from the coding sequence ATGAGCTATCGCGTGGACAAGACCGACGAGCAGTGGCGTGAAGAACTGACGGACGAGCAGTACGCCGTCCTGCGTCAGGCGGGGACGGAGCGCGCCTGGACCGGCGAACTCCTCGACGAGGACCGCGCTGGGTTGTACGCCTGCGCCGCCTGCGGATCGGAGCTGTTCCAGAGCGGAACGAAGTTCGACTCGCACTGCGGATGGCCGAGCTTCTACGAGTCGGTCCGCCCGGAAGCGGTCGAACTCATCGAGGACAACAGCCACGGCATGGTGCGCACCGAGGTGCGCTGCGCGAACTGCGGGTCGCACCTGGGACACGTGTTCCCCGACGGGTTCGGAACTCCGACCGGCGACCGCTACTGCATGAACTCGCTTTCGCTGTCGTTCACGCCGAAGAACGACGAGTCCTGA
- a CDS encoding DMT family transporter — protein MTQATTPSAPASLTPALLGAVSVGVLTAVQARVNGQLGVNLEHPTAAAVISFASGLLLIAAISAMTSAGRRGAVALVRGIREHTIPWWMLAGGAAGAFTVATQSIAVGVVGVSLYTVGIVAGQTLGGLVLDRIGYGPGGAVAVTVPRLVGGVLALAAVGVVLVAGDGLAGVPVWMVILPVLVGVGLSWQQATNGRLRARVGTPLTATLANFFVGTAILTVLAVIATIVSGPPAAPPGEPWLYLGGALGVVYIVMSAAIVVRTGVLLFGLAAVSGQLLAALALDAAWPAPAGPGLLVEAITVAIGLASVSVAAFWRVRR, from the coding sequence GTGACTCAGGCGACGACACCCTCCGCTCCGGCATCCCTCACCCCCGCGCTTCTCGGCGCGGTGTCGGTGGGCGTGCTGACCGCGGTCCAAGCGCGCGTCAACGGCCAGCTGGGCGTGAATCTGGAACACCCGACGGCGGCCGCCGTCATCTCCTTCGCGAGCGGACTGCTCCTCATCGCCGCGATCAGCGCGATGACGTCTGCGGGGCGACGCGGAGCGGTCGCTCTGGTGCGCGGCATCCGCGAACACACGATTCCCTGGTGGATGCTGGCGGGCGGCGCCGCCGGAGCGTTCACGGTCGCAACTCAGAGCATCGCGGTGGGCGTCGTGGGGGTGTCGCTCTACACGGTCGGAATCGTCGCGGGTCAGACGCTGGGCGGTCTCGTCCTCGATCGGATCGGCTACGGCCCGGGCGGCGCCGTGGCTGTCACCGTGCCGCGCCTCGTCGGGGGAGTGCTCGCTCTCGCGGCTGTCGGCGTCGTCCTGGTGGCCGGTGACGGTCTCGCAGGCGTCCCGGTGTGGATGGTGATCCTGCCCGTCCTCGTGGGGGTCGGTCTCTCGTGGCAGCAGGCCACGAACGGCCGACTGCGCGCGCGGGTGGGGACGCCCCTGACGGCGACGCTCGCGAACTTCTTCGTCGGTACCGCGATCCTGACGGTGCTCGCCGTGATCGCGACGATCGTCAGTGGGCCCCCGGCGGCACCCCCGGGGGAGCCGTGGCTCTACCTCGGGGGTGCGTTGGGTGTCGTCTACATCGTGATGTCGGCAGCCATCGTGGTGAGGACCGGAGTCCTGCTGTTCGGTCTGGCCGCCGTGTCGGGACAGCTTCTCGCCGCGCTGGCCCTGGACGCCGCCTGGCCTGCACCCGCCGGACCCGGACTCCTCGTCGAGGCGATCACGGTCGCGATCGGCCTCGCCTCGGTGTCCGTCGCGGCGTTCTGGCGGGTGCGGCGCTGA
- a CDS encoding ATP-dependent 6-phosphofructokinase: MKIGILTSGGDCPGLNAVIRGIVLKGTTTYDIEFVGIRDGWRGVVDGDFFPLTRHEVKGLSKVGGTILGTSRTNPYEGPRGGAENISKTLYGHRLDGIVAIGGEGTLAAADRLHKDGINVLGVPKTIDNDLHATDYSFGFDTAVNIATEAMDRLRTTGDSHQRCMVAEVMGRHVGWIALHSGIAAGAHVICIPEHPMSIDDIAEQVTKAHDRGRAPLVVVSEGFTLTGMDEAFSDKGLDAFNRPRLGGISEILAPEIERITGIETRSTVLGHIQRGGSPSGFDRVLATRLGLHAADAIVDGAWGQMVAMQGTEIVRVPFAEALGSLHTVPLHRYEEAAALFG; this comes from the coding sequence ATGAAGATCGGTATCCTCACGAGCGGCGGCGACTGCCCCGGCCTGAACGCCGTCATCCGAGGCATCGTGCTGAAGGGCACGACGACCTACGACATCGAGTTCGTCGGGATTCGCGATGGCTGGCGCGGCGTGGTCGACGGTGATTTCTTCCCCCTCACCCGCCACGAGGTGAAGGGTCTGTCGAAGGTCGGCGGGACGATCCTCGGAACGAGCCGGACGAACCCCTACGAGGGTCCCCGCGGCGGCGCCGAGAACATCTCGAAGACCCTGTACGGTCACCGCCTCGACGGCATCGTCGCGATCGGCGGCGAAGGCACGCTCGCTGCGGCCGACCGCCTGCACAAGGACGGCATCAACGTCCTCGGCGTGCCGAAGACGATCGACAACGACCTGCACGCCACCGACTATTCCTTCGGGTTCGACACGGCGGTGAACATCGCCACCGAAGCGATGGACCGCCTGCGGACGACGGGTGACTCGCACCAGCGCTGCATGGTCGCCGAGGTCATGGGACGCCACGTCGGCTGGATCGCGCTGCACTCGGGCATCGCCGCAGGTGCGCACGTCATCTGCATCCCCGAGCACCCGATGTCCATCGACGACATCGCCGAGCAGGTCACGAAGGCGCACGATCGCGGCCGCGCTCCGCTCGTCGTTGTGTCCGAGGGCTTCACGCTCACCGGCATGGACGAGGCCTTCAGCGACAAGGGACTCGACGCCTTCAACCGGCCCCGACTCGGCGGCATCAGCGAGATCCTCGCCCCCGAGATCGAGCGCATCACGGGCATCGAGACCCGCTCGACGGTCCTCGGTCACATCCAGCGCGGCGGTTCGCCGTCGGGCTTCGACCGCGTCCTCGCTACGCGACTGGGTCTCCACGCCGCCGACGCGATCGTCGACGGCGCGTGGGGGCAGATGGTCGCGATGCAGGGCACCGAGATCGTCCGGGTCCCCTTCGCCGAGGCCCTCGGTTCGCTCCACACGGTGCCTCTGCACCGCTACGAAGAAGCTGCCGCGCTCTTCGGCTGA
- a CDS encoding DEAD/DEAH box helicase, with translation MPTTAATAPKTAARRRRGSSSRRDDEAPLIPILARKVREVEAKAQRGKLGPTNRVKFQVIAFLVREERARVKSATDIADGARAELLKRLDGVATILAKTAARDTSLIQLLEVDQATSPVARRMRRDWLIESGADLPEDELIITDAKPAQTPVVPEGVVDRQVVPPQIEARKESNPFLAPDAAIRAAGPTPRRRLDGWELMGPLYKAFETGAGGGAASMDLPPLPEFDRLSPKGLDVMPHQSRFLEAVRTGHRAFLLADEPGLGKTAQSVLAASVADAYPLLVVVPNVVKMNWAREVERWTPQRRATVIQGDGETMDAFADIFIVNYEILDRHLSWLGSIGLKGMVVDEAHFIKNLTSQRSRNVLALAGRIREQVRDPLLLALTGTPLINDVEDFDAIWRFLGWTTGEKPGPELMARLDETGLTPADKAFYPEARSAVISMGIVRRKKKDVAADLPDKLVADLPVELDDEFGRSIRAAERELGDRLAAKYRRILEARGDRVVRGDVDEDIVRLVAHGELEEAKAAGSGSENVFTMVRRIGQAKAHLAADYAVQLQRSVGKVVFFAKHIDVMDAAEAHFASAGLRTVSIRGDQTTPVRQQAIDAFNGEPDVAIAVCSLTAAGVGLNLQAASNVVLAELSWTAAEQTQAIDRVHRIGQGEPVTAWRIIAAHTIDTKIAELIDSKQGLAQRALDGDAVDPTSSDSVQLSALMHLLRQSLGAV, from the coding sequence ATGCCGACCACGGCAGCCACCGCCCCCAAGACCGCCGCTCGGCGTCGCCGGGGATCATCGTCGCGTCGAGACGACGAAGCCCCCCTCATCCCGATCCTCGCCCGAAAGGTGCGCGAGGTCGAGGCGAAGGCGCAGCGCGGAAAGCTGGGGCCGACCAACCGCGTCAAGTTCCAGGTGATCGCCTTCCTCGTCCGCGAGGAACGCGCGCGAGTCAAGTCGGCGACCGACATCGCCGACGGTGCCCGTGCCGAGCTGCTCAAGCGGCTCGACGGGGTCGCGACGATCCTCGCGAAGACGGCTGCTCGGGACACCTCGCTCATCCAGCTGCTCGAGGTCGATCAGGCGACGTCGCCCGTCGCCCGCCGCATGCGACGCGACTGGCTCATCGAGTCGGGTGCCGACCTGCCCGAGGACGAGCTGATCATCACCGACGCGAAGCCGGCTCAGACGCCGGTCGTCCCCGAGGGCGTCGTCGACCGTCAGGTCGTGCCCCCGCAGATCGAGGCGCGCAAGGAGTCGAACCCCTTCCTCGCCCCCGACGCGGCAATCCGCGCCGCGGGACCCACGCCGCGCCGTCGACTCGACGGTTGGGAGCTCATGGGCCCCCTCTACAAGGCGTTCGAGACGGGTGCCGGTGGCGGTGCCGCCTCCATGGACCTGCCGCCGCTGCCCGAATTCGACCGGCTGTCGCCCAAGGGCCTCGACGTCATGCCGCACCAGTCGCGGTTCCTCGAGGCCGTCCGCACGGGACACCGCGCCTTCCTGCTCGCCGATGAGCCGGGCCTCGGCAAGACGGCGCAGTCGGTGCTGGCGGCATCCGTCGCCGACGCATACCCGCTGCTGGTCGTCGTTCCCAACGTCGTCAAGATGAACTGGGCGCGCGAGGTGGAGCGGTGGACGCCGCAGCGCCGCGCGACGGTCATCCAGGGCGACGGCGAGACGATGGATGCCTTCGCGGACATCTTCATCGTCAATTACGAGATCCTCGACCGCCACTTGTCGTGGCTCGGCTCGATCGGCCTGAAGGGCATGGTCGTCGACGAGGCCCACTTCATCAAGAACCTGACCTCGCAGCGCTCCCGGAACGTGCTCGCTCTCGCGGGGCGCATCCGCGAACAGGTGCGCGACCCGCTCCTGCTGGCCCTCACGGGTACCCCGCTCATCAACGACGTCGAGGACTTCGACGCCATCTGGCGCTTCCTGGGCTGGACCACCGGCGAGAAGCCCGGTCCCGAGCTCATGGCCCGTCTCGATGAGACCGGCCTGACTCCGGCCGACAAGGCGTTCTACCCCGAGGCGCGTTCCGCTGTCATCTCTATGGGCATCGTGCGGCGCAAGAAGAAGGACGTCGCCGCCGACCTGCCCGACAAGCTCGTCGCCGATCTCCCCGTCGAGCTCGACGACGAGTTCGGTCGCTCCATCCGCGCCGCCGAGCGCGAGCTGGGCGATCGCCTCGCGGCGAAGTACCGCCGCATCCTCGAAGCCCGCGGCGACCGCGTCGTCCGCGGTGACGTCGACGAGGACATCGTGCGTCTCGTCGCGCACGGCGAACTCGAAGAGGCGAAGGCTGCCGGCAGCGGCTCCGAGAACGTCTTCACGATGGTGCGACGCATCGGCCAGGCGAAGGCGCACCTCGCCGCCGATTACGCCGTCCAGCTGCAGCGCTCGGTCGGCAAGGTCGTCTTCTTCGCGAAGCACATCGACGTGATGGATGCCGCTGAGGCGCACTTCGCGTCGGCCGGCCTTCGCACCGTCTCGATCCGTGGCGACCAGACGACGCCCGTCCGCCAGCAGGCCATCGACGCCTTCAACGGTGAGCCGGATGTCGCCATCGCGGTGTGTTCGCTCACCGCGGCCGGTGTCGGCCTCAACCTCCAGGCCGCATCCAACGTCGTCCTCGCCGAGCTCAGCTGGACGGCCGCCGAGCAGACGCAGGCGATCGACCGTGTTCACCGCATCGGTCAGGGCGAGCCGGTCACCGCGTGGCGGATCATCGCGGCGCACACGATCGACACCAAGATCGCCGAGCTCATCGACAGTAAGCAGGGCCTCGCCCAGCGTGCGCTCGACGGCGACGCGGTCGACCCGACCTCGAGCGACTCCGTGCAGCTGTCGGCGCTGATGCACCTGCTCCGGCAGTCCCTCGGAGCCGTCTGA
- the deoC gene encoding deoxyribose-phosphate aldolase: MPTERELAATIDHAILKPELTRADVDSELDIAAEWGVFSVCVRPSDIPHAVERLAGTGVAVGTVIGFPHGTTSTAAKVAETRQAIADGAAEVDMVVNIAALRSGFDDVVVADIRAVVEAADGHVTKVILETALLDDEQIERGSRLTEAGGAHFVKTSTGFAGGGATAPHVELMRRTVGADVQVKASGGVRSYADALAMIEAGASRLGTSGSAVILGEARRVDAGADATGAVDDTSY; encoded by the coding sequence ATGCCCACCGAACGCGAACTCGCCGCCACCATCGACCACGCCATCCTGAAGCCCGAGCTGACCCGGGCCGACGTCGACAGCGAGCTCGACATCGCGGCCGAGTGGGGCGTCTTCAGCGTCTGCGTGCGCCCGAGCGACATCCCCCACGCCGTCGAGCGGCTGGCCGGAACGGGCGTCGCCGTCGGCACCGTCATCGGGTTCCCCCACGGCACCACCTCCACTGCGGCGAAGGTGGCCGAGACCCGCCAGGCGATCGCCGACGGTGCGGCCGAAGTCGACATGGTCGTCAACATCGCCGCCCTCCGCTCCGGATTCGACGACGTGGTCGTCGCCGATATCCGCGCAGTCGTCGAGGCTGCGGACGGTCACGTGACCAAGGTGATCCTCGAGACCGCCCTCCTCGACGACGAGCAGATCGAGCGCGGCAGCCGCCTCACCGAAGCCGGCGGCGCGCACTTCGTGAAGACCTCCACGGGCTTCGCCGGCGGCGGCGCAACGGCCCCCCACGTCGAGCTCATGCGCCGCACCGTCGGTGCCGACGTGCAGGTGAAGGCGTCCGGCGGCGTTCGCAGCTACGCAGACGCGCTCGCGATGATCGAGGCCGGTGCCAGCCGCCTCGGTACGAGCGGCAGCGCCGTCATCCTCGGCGAAGCGCGTCGAGTGGATGCCGGGGCCGACGCGACCGGCGCCGTCGACGACACCTCGTACTGA
- a CDS encoding bifunctional riboflavin kinase/FAD synthetase: MIVFRDPSEIPDGFGPSVVAIGKFDGVHSGHRAVIDRARVTATDAGARVVAVTFDRNPLSLLRPELCPEALVSVDQKIALLRDAGVDAVLVLRFDEALAALAPETFAERILVDALGAVRVMVGADFRFGRGGAGTPDFLVAFGQEHGFTVDIVGDVQGGGRRVSSTWVRELLAAGQVEDAARLLGRPHAVRAEVVHGLKRGRELGYPTANLATAAEGFIPADGVYAGWLVDEGTDAGGYAPATRYAAAISVGTNPTFDDVPVRQVEAYVLDETGLDLYGHIVQVYFTARVRGMVRFDGIEALIAQMDADVTSVRAALQPGR; this comes from the coding sequence GTGATCGTCTTCCGCGACCCGAGCGAGATCCCCGACGGCTTCGGCCCGAGCGTTGTCGCGATCGGCAAGTTCGACGGCGTCCACTCCGGTCACCGCGCCGTGATCGATCGCGCCCGTGTGACGGCGACGGATGCCGGAGCCCGCGTCGTCGCGGTCACGTTCGACCGCAATCCCCTCAGCCTGCTGCGTCCCGAGCTCTGCCCCGAGGCACTCGTCAGCGTCGATCAGAAGATCGCGCTCCTCCGCGACGCCGGAGTCGACGCCGTCCTGGTGCTCCGCTTCGACGAAGCGCTTGCCGCGCTCGCGCCCGAGACGTTCGCCGAGCGGATCCTCGTGGACGCGCTCGGTGCGGTCCGCGTCATGGTGGGCGCCGACTTCCGTTTCGGTCGCGGGGGAGCGGGCACACCCGACTTCCTCGTCGCCTTCGGCCAGGAGCACGGATTCACCGTCGACATCGTCGGCGACGTCCAGGGCGGCGGCCGACGGGTCTCTTCGACGTGGGTGCGCGAGCTGCTCGCCGCAGGGCAGGTCGAGGACGCCGCTCGTCTGCTGGGACGCCCTCACGCCGTGCGTGCCGAAGTGGTCCACGGCCTCAAGCGCGGTCGCGAGCTCGGCTACCCGACGGCGAACCTCGCCACGGCGGCCGAAGGGTTCATCCCCGCCGACGGCGTGTACGCCGGCTGGCTCGTCGACGAGGGGACGGATGCCGGTGGCTACGCTCCCGCGACCCGTTACGCCGCGGCGATCTCGGTCGGCACGAACCCCACGTTCGACGATGTGCCCGTCCGGCAGGTCGAGGCGTACGTGCTCGACGAGACGGGGCTCGACCTGTACGGCCACATCGTCCAGGTGTACTTCACCGCGCGCGTCCGCGGCATGGTGCGCTTCGACGGCATCGAGGCGCTGATCGCTCAGATGGATGCCGACGTCACCAGCGTCCGCGCAGCCCTCCAGCCCGGACGCTGA
- the truB gene encoding tRNA pseudouridine(55) synthase TruB, translated as MQQTQGSGGILLVDKPGGVTSHDIVARARRALNTRKIGHAGTLDPMATGLLVLGIGHSTRLLTYVVGLDKTYEATIRLGVTTDSDDADGVETSRTDAAAVADDAIHAGIRSLTGPMAQVPSTVSAIKIGGRRAYDLARAGEQVELKARDVVVSRFDVRGIRRGDGVIDVDVVVDCSSGTYIRALARDLGGDLGVGGHLTALRRTRVGPFDVADAVSELTPDAPLKDAAGVAASLLGAFPVTADEARDLRHGKRLLGAADRLEGETPAAIAPDGVLVGIVGRRGSDVKSLMNMPEEQQS; from the coding sequence ATGCAGCAGACCCAGGGGAGCGGCGGGATCCTCCTCGTCGACAAGCCGGGCGGCGTCACCAGCCACGACATCGTGGCGCGGGCCCGCCGTGCGCTGAACACGCGCAAGATCGGCCACGCCGGCACCCTCGACCCGATGGCGACCGGACTCCTCGTGCTCGGCATCGGACACTCCACCCGGTTGCTCACCTACGTGGTCGGTCTCGACAAGACGTATGAGGCCACCATCCGTCTCGGCGTCACGACGGACTCCGATGATGCCGACGGCGTCGAGACCTCCCGAACGGATGCCGCTGCGGTCGCCGACGACGCGATCCACGCCGGCATCCGCTCGCTGACCGGGCCCATGGCTCAGGTGCCGAGCACGGTCTCGGCGATCAAGATCGGCGGACGACGTGCGTACGATCTGGCCCGGGCGGGGGAGCAGGTCGAGCTGAAGGCGCGAGACGTCGTCGTGAGCAGGTTCGACGTGCGCGGCATCCGTCGCGGGGACGGCGTCATCGACGTGGACGTCGTCGTGGACTGCTCCAGCGGCACGTACATCCGCGCGCTCGCTCGCGACCTCGGTGGGGACCTCGGTGTCGGCGGCCATCTCACCGCGCTCCGCCGCACTCGCGTCGGGCCCTTCGACGTCGCCGACGCCGTCTCGGAACTGACCCCGGATGCCCCGCTGAAGGATGCCGCCGGTGTCGCCGCATCCCTCCTCGGCGCTTTCCCCGTCACCGCTGACGAAGCTCGCGATCTCCGCCACGGCAAGCGTCTGCTCGGCGCGGCCGACCGCCTGGAGGGCGAGACGCCCGCCGCGATCGCGCCGGACGGCGTGCTCGTGGGGATCGTCGGCCGGCGCGGTTCCGACGTGAAGAGCCTCATGAACATGCCCGAGGAGCAGCAGTCGTGA